A region from the Lycium barbarum isolate Lr01 chromosome 8, ASM1917538v2, whole genome shotgun sequence genome encodes:
- the LOC132606339 gene encoding NDR1/HIN1-like protein 6 has product MTDHQKIHPVPVSEPVQEAQPKPTAPLVPRGSSRSENGDPERQQPPPLKRSLTPHAPSKPPKKRKSCCKRCLCWTCCLFFLLIILLGIAAAVIYFVFQPKIPKYSVDSMRITQFNTNNDTSLSATFNVNITARNPNKKIGIYYENGSHLSVWYRGTNLCEGSLPKFYQGHRNTTILNVNLNGQTDNATNLLQLLQEDQQTGKIPLNIRVKVPVRIKLGKLKLMKWKFLLKCSLNVDSLSQDNVIRIRDNKCKVRFRF; this is encoded by the coding sequence ATGACAGATCATCAAAAAATCCATCCGGTACCGGTGTCCGAGCCGGTGCAGGAAGCGCAACCTAAACCCACCGCTCCGTTGGTGCCACGTGGCTCTTCTCGGTCGGAGAACGGCGATCCCGAGAGGCAGCAGCCACCACCATTGAAAAGGTCATTAACCCCACATGCACCCTCAAAACCACCAAAAAAGAGAAAAAGTTGCTGCAAAAGATGCCTATGTTGGACATGCTGCTTATTTTTCTTACTAATAATACTCCTAGGCATTGCAGCAGCCGTAATTTACTTTGTTTTCCAACCAAAAATACCAAAATACTCTGTCGATAGCATGAGAATTACACAATTCAACACAAACAATGACACGAGTTTGTCCGCGACATTTAACGTGAACATCACTGCAAGAAATCCCAACAAAAAGATTGGAATTTACTATGAAAATGGAAGTCATTTAAGTGTATGGTACAGAGGCACAAATTTATGTGAAGGGTCATTACCAAAATTCTATCAGGGCCATAGAAATACTACTATACTCAACGTGAACTTGAATGGGCAAACAGATAATGCTACAAATTTGTTGCAGTTATTGCAAGAAGATCAACAGACAGGAAAAATTCCATTGAATATTAGAGTTAAGGTTCCAGTGAGGATTAAGTTGGGAAAATTGAAGCTTATGAAGTGGAAATTCTTGTTGAAGTGCAGTCTAAACGTGGATAGCTTGTCTCAGGATAATGTTATTCGGATTAGGGATAATAAGTGTAAGGTTCGCTTTAGGTTTTAA